Below is a window of Sulfurisphaera ohwakuensis DNA.
TCTCCCGTAACCGGTGGATCCCCTATAGTTGGGACAGATTACTTTAAACCCCTTCTCCAAAAGGAACTGAATTTCTGGGTTAAAATTGTTCATGCATTCCCAATCTGGACCACCGTGAATATAGACTACGCCCCTGTCCTCATTACCTTTTTCATATAGCAAAGCATAAATTCTAACCCCATTAGAATCATAAGAGACGACCTTAGGTTTTACAAAATCCCCTTTGATGTCAATCATAGAGTCAGTTAACCTCTCTATTTCTTTTCCATATCTGTACAAATCTGCTGATCTGTCGTGTTTAGAGTTTATAAAATAAAGATAATCACCATCAACCGTCAAGGAGCGTGTAAATCCTTCATTTAAAATCTCCTTCTCATGAACTAGAACAAAATTGCCATGTCTATCTTCAACATAAGCAATAGAACCCTTATATGGAATAGCCTCAAATATTTCATAATCACTTTCCTTTATTTTTCTGATCTCTCCTTTTAAAATATCAAATTCATACACTTTAAACAAATCCTCGTGATTCGAGAGGAAGATGAACGATGAAGGGGAAGTAAAACAATTCTTGTTAGCAAGCTCTTGCTCTGAATTTGGAATATTAATTACATGAATTTCATTACCACTGAGATCTGTTACATGAATATTATTATCGTAAATTCCGGTTGAGTAAACTATGTATTTACCGTTAAAACAGTAATTGTTTACGGGTCCTTCGCCCTTACTTAGCTTTATATATTTTCCTTCATTGTAAAGGTAAAGATGTAATGTCCTTTTATCATAATTTGATATTACCAATATCCCTTCTTTTGTCTCATGGGGAGAAACATTATCAAACTCATTATCAATAATTTTCTCTATCTTCCCACTTTCATAAAGGTAAATCTTCCTTATTTCACTACCGTTAGGGTCTATGATAATAAACATTTTATTTCCGTTTATCCAGTCTACATCCTCAACGTAACCCTCAAGCTGGACTTTTTCCCCATTAACGTAAAGGACCGGTTTTTCATCTCTTATAATTGTAGCAATTTTTCCATTATATACGTCATAATCTAGTACAGGTTTTATCTTGAATAAATCTTCATATTTCATAAATAATAGAAGGAGAGTAAAAATAAAAAGTTATTCAGAAAGCTGGCCTCATATCACCGATCACTTCCGGTCAAGTTCATCACCATAATAAGCTAATTAAGGAGTTTTATTATAACTTTAAATTATTTTCCAATTATATGTAGTTTGGATACACGATTTTTAAGTAAGCATTACGAAGTGTTAAAATCGTTCTTTTTTCTAGGTATGAGTGTGGACTTAGTATCGTCATTGAGCTATTTATATTTCTATAATTTTTAGCACATAGTAATATGTTAATTCGATATTTATATTCACTATAAAGTAAAAGTCATTTAATAAATTTATATATAAATGACGACACAATCT
It encodes the following:
- a CDS encoding alpha/beta hydrolase family protein; the protein is MKYEDLFKIKPVLDYDVYNGKIATIIRDEKPVLYVNGEKVQLEGYVEDVDWINGNKMFIIIDPNGSEIRKIYLYESGKIEKIIDNEFDNVSPHETKEGILVISNYDKRTLHLYLYNEGKYIKLSKGEGPVNNYCFNGKYIVYSTGIYDNNIHVTDLSGNEIHVINIPNSEQELANKNCFTSPSSFIFLSNHEDLFKVYEFDILKGEIRKIKESDYEIFEAIPYKGSIAYVEDRHGNFVLVHEKEILNEGFTRSLTVDGDYLYFINSKHDRSADLYRYGKEIERLTDSMIDIKGDFVKPKVVSYDSNGVRIYALLYEKGNEDRGVVYIHGGPDWECMNNFNPEIQFLLEKGFKVICPNYRGSTGYGRKFNHLNDKDPGGGELLDVINSVKVLGVKKVAITGASYGGYLTMMAITKFPDLWCSAVAVVPFVNWFTEKKFEREVLQQYDEIKVGNDENLLRDRSPIFFIDRIRTPLLLLAGENDPRCPAEETLQVVEELKKLGKEVKYKIYKDEGHGFAKIENYVDSIRETVEFISSHCQK